One Leucoraja erinacea ecotype New England chromosome 3, Leri_hhj_1, whole genome shotgun sequence genomic window carries:
- the hmgb2a gene encoding high mobility group protein B2a, with translation MVKKNPNKPRGKMSSYAYFVQTCREEHKKKHPEASVNFTEFSKKCSERWRTMSNKEKSKFEDLAKNDKVRYDREMKNFVPEKGDKKRKKDPNAPKRPPSAFFIFCSEKRPKIKSESPGLSIGDVAKKLGELWSTVQSKDKQPYEQKASKLKEKYEKEVAAYKAKCKVDSGKRPAAKPAPAAKKKKEEEEEDDDDEEEEDDDEEEEDDDEDDD, from the exons ATGGTTAAAAAAAACCCTAATAAGCCTCGGGGCAAAATGTCCTCGTATGCGTACTTTGTGCAGACTTGTCGAGAGGAGCACAAGAAGAAGCACCCGGAGGCCTCTGTCAACTTTACAGAGTTTTCAAAGAAATGTTCTGAACGGTGGAGG ACCATGTCAAACAAAGAGAAGTCAAAGTTTGAAGACCTGGCCAAGAACGACAAGGTCCGTTACGATCGGGAGATGAAGAACTTTGTTCCTGAGAAAGGGGACAAGAAAAGGAAGAAGGATCCAAATGCTCCCAAAAGACCACC ATCAGCGTTTTTCATTTTCTGCTCTGAAAAACGTCCAAAGATCAAGAGTGAATCACCTGGATTGTCCATTGGCGATGTTGCAAAGAAACTGGGCGAGCTGTGGTCCACAGTGCAATCCAAGGATAAGCAGCCATACGAGCAAAAGGCATCTAAATTAAAGGAGAAGTATGAGAAG GAGGTTGCAGCCTACAAAGCCAAATGCAAAGTTGATTCTGGTAAGAGACCTGCTGCCAAGCCAGCTCCAGCTgcgaagaagaagaaggaagaggaggaggaagacgatgatgatgaagaggaggaagacgacgatgaggaggaggaaGACGACGATGAGGATGATGATTAA